Proteins found in one Clostridium kluyveri DSM 555 genomic segment:
- a CDS encoding MarR family transcriptional regulator: MEIDNEKIQIKLILNRMTNLWDYITNFAEIHEKSLKELLIKYHYEDILNKNLMLSEFHVIDCIGKNQLPNATFISKELDMTKGAISKIAAKLIKKGFIKGNRLEDNKKEIYYTLTSKGKTVFQIHKELHEIENRKLINMLNRYNKEELNTINNFLGDCINSLFQE, translated from the coding sequence ATGGAAATAGATAATGAAAAAATACAAATAAAGTTGATATTAAATAGAATGACAAATCTATGGGATTATATAACTAATTTTGCTGAGATACATGAGAAGTCTTTAAAAGAATTATTAATTAAATACCATTATGAAGATATACTTAATAAAAATTTAATGCTTTCTGAATTTCATGTTATAGATTGTATAGGAAAAAATCAGCTGCCTAATGCAACTTTTATATCAAAGGAATTAGATATGACCAAGGGAGCAATATCTAAAATAGCTGCTAAATTAATAAAAAAGGGTTTTATAAAGGGAAATCGTTTAGAGGATAATAAAAAAGAAATTTATTATACCCTAACATCTAAGGGAAAAACAGTTTTTCAGATACATAAGGAGCTTCATGAGATAGAGAATAGAAAACTTATAAATATGTTGAATAGATATAATAAAGAAGAATTGAACACAATTAATAATTTTTTAGGTGATTGTATAAATAGTTTATTCCAAGAATAA